A window of the Halichoerus grypus chromosome 2, mHalGry1.hap1.1, whole genome shotgun sequence genome harbors these coding sequences:
- the FCHSD1 gene encoding F-BAR and double SH3 domains protein 1 isoform X2: MQPPPRKVKPAQEVKLRFLEQLSILQTRQQREADLLEDIRSYSKQRAAIEREYGQALQKLAGPFLKREGHRSGEMDSRMVFGAWRCLLDATVAGGQARLQASDRYRDLAGGTGRSAKEQVLRKGAENLQRAQAEVLQSVRELSRSRKLYGQRERVWALAQEKAADVQARLNRSDHGLFHTRTSLQKLSTKLSAQSAQYSQQLRAARNEYLLNLVATNAHLDHYYQEELPALLKALVSELLEHLRDPLTLLSRTELEAAEMALEHARRGGQATSQVSWEQDLKLFLQEPGVFSPTPPQEFQPAGTDQVCALELEEDAGGMAGDRSLEKEVQRWTSRAARDYKIQNHGHRVLQRLEQRRQQVPEREAPGIDQRLQEVRESIRRAQVSQVKGAARLALLRGAGLDVQRWLKPAMTQAQDEVEQERRLSEARLSQRDLSPTAEDAELSDFEECEETGELFEEPAPAALTTRPLPCPAHVVFSYQAGHEDELTITEGEWLEVIEEGDADEWVKARNQHGEAGFVPERYLNFPDLSFPESGHDSDNPSGAEPTAFLARALYSYTGQSAEELSFPEGALIRLLPRAQDGVDDGFWRGEFGGHVGVFPSLLVEELLGPPAPPELSDPEQMLPSPSPPSFSPPVPTSALDGAPAPVLPVDQDLDCLGPLDMMVPRLRPMRPPPPPPAKGPDPGYPDSLT; encoded by the exons ATGCAGCCGCCGCCCCGAAAA GTGAAGCCGGCCCAGGAGGTCAAGCTTCGCTTCCTGGAGCAGCTGAGCATCCTTCAGACCCGGCAGCAGAGGGAGGCGGATCTGCTGGAGGACATCAG GTCCTACAGCAAGCAGAGGGCAGCCATTGAACGGGAATATGGACAG GCACTCCAGAAACTGGCTGGGCCATTCCTGAAGAGGGAAGGTCACCGGAGTGGGGAGATGGACAGCAG gatggTGTTTGGTGCCTGGCGCTGCCTGCTGGATGCCACCGTGGCTGGGGGCCAAGCCCGGCTTCAGGCGTCTGACCGATACCGTGACCTGGCAGGGGGCACAGGGCGGAGTGCCAaggagcaggtgctcaggaag GGAGCAGAGAACCTCCAGAGGGCGCAAGCGGAGGTGCTGCAGTCTGTCCGGGAGCTGAGCCGAAGTCGGAAGCTCTACGGCCAGCGAGAGCGTGTGTGGGCCTTGGCACAGGAGAAGGCGGCTGACGTCCAGGCTAG ACTGAACCGAAGTGACCACGGGCTCTTCCACACTCGGACCAGTCTCCAGAAACTCAGCACCAAG CTGTCTGCCCAGTCAGCCCAGTACTCCCAGCAGCTGAGAGCAGCCCGCAATGAGTACCTGCTCAACTTGGTGGCCACCAATGCCCACCTTGACCACTACTACCAGGAGGAATTGCCAGCCCTGCTCAAG GCCCTGGTCAGCGAGCTGTTGGAACACTTGAGGGACCCCCTGACCTTGCTAAGCCGCACTGAGCTGGAAGCTGCAGAGATGGCCCTGGAGCATGCCCGCCGTGGAGGGCAGGCAACCTCCCAG GTAAGCTGGGAGCAGGATCTGAAGCTCTTTCTTCAGGAGCCTGGAGTATTTTCCCCTACACCGCCTCAGGAGTTTCAGCCTGCAGGGACTGATCAG GTGTGTGccctggagctggaggaggacGCAGGAGGCATGGCAGGGGACCGTAGCCTGGAGAAAGAGGTTCAGCGCTGGACGAGCCGAGCTGCCCGAGACTACAAGATCCAGAACCATGGGCAtcgg GTGCTGCAGCGGCTGGAGCAGAGGCGACAGCAGGTTCCGGAGCGGGAGGCTCCAGGTATAGATCAGCGGCTGCAGGAAGTGAGGGAGAGCATCCGGCGGGCACAG GTGAGCCAGGTGAAGGGGGCTGCCCGGCTGGCCCTGCTACGAGGAGCTGGCCTCGATGTGCAGCGCTGGCTGAAGCCAGCCATGACCCAGGCCCAGGATGAGGTGGAGCAGGAGCGACGGCTCAGTGAGGCCCGGCTGTCCCAGAGGGACCTCTCTCCCACG GCTGAGGATGCTGAGCTCTCTGACTTTGAGGAATGTGAGGAGACAGGGGAGCTCTTTGAGGAGCCTGCCCCGGCAGCCTTGACCActaggcccctcccctgccctgcacaTGTGGTGTTCAGCTATCAG GCAGGGCATGAGGATGAGCTGACCATCACAGAGGGCGAGTGGCTGGAGGTCATAGAAGAGGGAGATGCTGATGAATGGGTCAAG GCTCGAAACCAGCACGGCGAGGCAGGCTTTGTCCCTGAGCGGTATCTCAACTTCCCGGACCTCTCCTTCCCTGAGAGTGGCCACGACAGCGACAATCCCTCAGGGGCAGAGCCCACAG CCTTCCTGGCCCGTGCCCTATACAGCTACACAGGACAGAGTGCAGAGGAGCTGAGCTTCCCCGAGGGGGCGCTTATCCGCCTGCTGCCCCGGGCCCAGGATGGAGTGGATGATGGCTTCTGGAGGGGAGAATTCGGAGGCCATGTGGGGGTTTTCCCCTCCCTGCTAGTGGAGGAGCTGCTTGGCCCCCCAGCACCGCCTGAACTCTCAGACCCGGAACAG ATGCTGCCATCCCCTTCTCCTCCTAGCTTCTCACCTCCTGTGCCCACCTCTGCCTTGGATGGAGCCCCTGCACCTGTGCTGCCTGTGG ACCAAGACCTGGACTGCCTTGGACCCCTGGACATGATGGTACCTCGACTCAGGCCG ATGCGTCCACCGCCTCCCCCACCAGCTAAAGGCCCGGATCCTGGCTACCCAGATTCTCTCACCTGA
- the FCHSD1 gene encoding F-BAR and double SH3 domains protein 1 isoform X1: protein MQPPPRKVKPAQEVKLRFLEQLSILQTRQQREADLLEDIRSYSKQRAAIEREYGQALQKLAGPFLKREGHRSGEMDSRPSLGRGRMVFGAWRCLLDATVAGGQARLQASDRYRDLAGGTGRSAKEQVLRKGAENLQRAQAEVLQSVRELSRSRKLYGQRERVWALAQEKAADVQARLNRSDHGLFHTRTSLQKLSTKLSAQSAQYSQQLRAARNEYLLNLVATNAHLDHYYQEELPALLKALVSELLEHLRDPLTLLSRTELEAAEMALEHARRGGQATSQVSWEQDLKLFLQEPGVFSPTPPQEFQPAGTDQVCALELEEDAGGMAGDRSLEKEVQRWTSRAARDYKIQNHGHRVLQRLEQRRQQVPEREAPGIDQRLQEVRESIRRAQVSQVKGAARLALLRGAGLDVQRWLKPAMTQAQDEVEQERRLSEARLSQRDLSPTAEDAELSDFEECEETGELFEEPAPAALTTRPLPCPAHVVFSYQAGHEDELTITEGEWLEVIEEGDADEWVKARNQHGEAGFVPERYLNFPDLSFPESGHDSDNPSGAEPTAFLARALYSYTGQSAEELSFPEGALIRLLPRAQDGVDDGFWRGEFGGHVGVFPSLLVEELLGPPAPPELSDPEQMLPSPSPPSFSPPVPTSALDGAPAPVLPVDQDLDCLGPLDMMVPRLRPMRPPPPPPAKGPDPGYPDSLT, encoded by the exons ATGCAGCCGCCGCCCCGAAAA GTGAAGCCGGCCCAGGAGGTCAAGCTTCGCTTCCTGGAGCAGCTGAGCATCCTTCAGACCCGGCAGCAGAGGGAGGCGGATCTGCTGGAGGACATCAG GTCCTACAGCAAGCAGAGGGCAGCCATTGAACGGGAATATGGACAG GCACTCCAGAAACTGGCTGGGCCATTCCTGAAGAGGGAAGGTCACCGGAGTGGGGAGATGGACAGCAG ACCTTCtctggggagaggcaggatggTGTTTGGTGCCTGGCGCTGCCTGCTGGATGCCACCGTGGCTGGGGGCCAAGCCCGGCTTCAGGCGTCTGACCGATACCGTGACCTGGCAGGGGGCACAGGGCGGAGTGCCAaggagcaggtgctcaggaag GGAGCAGAGAACCTCCAGAGGGCGCAAGCGGAGGTGCTGCAGTCTGTCCGGGAGCTGAGCCGAAGTCGGAAGCTCTACGGCCAGCGAGAGCGTGTGTGGGCCTTGGCACAGGAGAAGGCGGCTGACGTCCAGGCTAG ACTGAACCGAAGTGACCACGGGCTCTTCCACACTCGGACCAGTCTCCAGAAACTCAGCACCAAG CTGTCTGCCCAGTCAGCCCAGTACTCCCAGCAGCTGAGAGCAGCCCGCAATGAGTACCTGCTCAACTTGGTGGCCACCAATGCCCACCTTGACCACTACTACCAGGAGGAATTGCCAGCCCTGCTCAAG GCCCTGGTCAGCGAGCTGTTGGAACACTTGAGGGACCCCCTGACCTTGCTAAGCCGCACTGAGCTGGAAGCTGCAGAGATGGCCCTGGAGCATGCCCGCCGTGGAGGGCAGGCAACCTCCCAG GTAAGCTGGGAGCAGGATCTGAAGCTCTTTCTTCAGGAGCCTGGAGTATTTTCCCCTACACCGCCTCAGGAGTTTCAGCCTGCAGGGACTGATCAG GTGTGTGccctggagctggaggaggacGCAGGAGGCATGGCAGGGGACCGTAGCCTGGAGAAAGAGGTTCAGCGCTGGACGAGCCGAGCTGCCCGAGACTACAAGATCCAGAACCATGGGCAtcgg GTGCTGCAGCGGCTGGAGCAGAGGCGACAGCAGGTTCCGGAGCGGGAGGCTCCAGGTATAGATCAGCGGCTGCAGGAAGTGAGGGAGAGCATCCGGCGGGCACAG GTGAGCCAGGTGAAGGGGGCTGCCCGGCTGGCCCTGCTACGAGGAGCTGGCCTCGATGTGCAGCGCTGGCTGAAGCCAGCCATGACCCAGGCCCAGGATGAGGTGGAGCAGGAGCGACGGCTCAGTGAGGCCCGGCTGTCCCAGAGGGACCTCTCTCCCACG GCTGAGGATGCTGAGCTCTCTGACTTTGAGGAATGTGAGGAGACAGGGGAGCTCTTTGAGGAGCCTGCCCCGGCAGCCTTGACCActaggcccctcccctgccctgcacaTGTGGTGTTCAGCTATCAG GCAGGGCATGAGGATGAGCTGACCATCACAGAGGGCGAGTGGCTGGAGGTCATAGAAGAGGGAGATGCTGATGAATGGGTCAAG GCTCGAAACCAGCACGGCGAGGCAGGCTTTGTCCCTGAGCGGTATCTCAACTTCCCGGACCTCTCCTTCCCTGAGAGTGGCCACGACAGCGACAATCCCTCAGGGGCAGAGCCCACAG CCTTCCTGGCCCGTGCCCTATACAGCTACACAGGACAGAGTGCAGAGGAGCTGAGCTTCCCCGAGGGGGCGCTTATCCGCCTGCTGCCCCGGGCCCAGGATGGAGTGGATGATGGCTTCTGGAGGGGAGAATTCGGAGGCCATGTGGGGGTTTTCCCCTCCCTGCTAGTGGAGGAGCTGCTTGGCCCCCCAGCACCGCCTGAACTCTCAGACCCGGAACAG ATGCTGCCATCCCCTTCTCCTCCTAGCTTCTCACCTCCTGTGCCCACCTCTGCCTTGGATGGAGCCCCTGCACCTGTGCTGCCTGTGG ACCAAGACCTGGACTGCCTTGGACCCCTGGACATGATGGTACCTCGACTCAGGCCG ATGCGTCCACCGCCTCCCCCACCAGCTAAAGGCCCGGATCCTGGCTACCCAGATTCTCTCACCTGA
- the RELL2 gene encoding RELT-like protein 2 isoform X3, protein MSEPQPDLEPPQHGLYMLFLLVLVFFLMGLVGFMICHVLKKKGYRCRTSRGSEPDDAQLQPPEDDDMNEDTVERIVRCIIQNEANAEALKEMLGDSEGEGTVQLSSVDVTSSLQDGAPSHHHTVHLGSAAPCIHCSRNKRPPLVRQGRSKEGKSRPRPGETTVFSVGRFRVTHIEKRYGLHEHRDGSPTDRSWGSGGGQDTGGSQGSGGGQPRAGIPATESVPPERPQPLGLASPPIQNGGLRDGSLVPCALEGNPRASAEPMLGAGGKGPSPGLASREAIGQPSKLDTSDHQVSPPRGAGGV, encoded by the exons ATGTCGGAACCACAGCCAGACCTGGAGCCGCCCCAACATGGGCTATAcatgctcttcctgcttgtgctggTCTTCTTCCTCATGGGCCTCGTAGGCTTCATGATCTGCCACGTGCTCAAGAAGAAGGGCTACCGCTGCCGCACGTCGAGGGGCTCGGAGCCTGACGATGCCCAGCTCCAGCCCC CTGAGGACGATGACATGAACGAGGACACCGTAGAGAGGATTGTTCGCTGCATCATCCAAAATGAAG CCAATGCTGAGGCCTTGAAGGAGATGCTGGGGGACAGTGAAGGAGAAGGGACAGTGCAGCTGTCCAG CGTGGATGTTACCTCCAGCCTGCAAGATGGAGCCCCTTCCCATCATCACACAGTGCATCTGGGCTCTGCAGCCCCTTGCATCCACTGCAGCCGGAACAAGAGGCCCCCACTTGTCCGCCAGGGACGCTCCAAGGAAGGAAAGAGCCGCCCCCGGCCTGGAGAGACCACCGTGTTCTCCGTGGGCAG gtTCCGGGTGACACACATTGAGAAACGCTATGGACTACATGAACATCGTGATGGCTCTCCCACGGACAGGAGCTGGGGGTCTGGTGGAGGGCAGGACACAGGGGGTAGTCAAGGGTCTGGGGGAGGGCAGCCCAGGGCAGGGATACCTGCCACTGAGAGTGTGCCCCCTGAGAGGCCACAGCCCCTGGGCCTCGCCAGTCCCCCAATACAGAACGGAGGACTCAGGGATGGCAGCCTAGTCCCTTGTGCACTTGAGGGGAACCCTAGAGCCTCTGCAGAGCCCATGCtaggggctggagggaagggccCAAGCCCAGGACTGGCCAGTCGAGAGGCAATTGGACAGCCAAGCAAACTGGACACCTCAGATCACCAG GTGTCCCCACCACGGGGAGCAGGGGGTGTGTGA
- the RELL2 gene encoding RELT-like protein 2 isoform X1, with translation MSAGRASGALSRTRTSLEPEPEPEPEPEPNHRVLGRDGSAGQAGKGNALGVGEAESGSWKRACAAAVWHPCPGPAPLARTAPWLAEDDDMNEDTVERIVRCIIQNEANAEALKEMLGDSEGEGTVQLSSVDVTSSLQDGAPSHHHTVHLGSAAPCIHCSRNKRPPLVRQGRSKEGKSRPRPGETTVFSVGRFRVTHIEKRYGLHEHRDGSPTDRSWGSGGGQDTGGSQGSGGGQPRAGIPATESVPPERPQPLGLASPPIQNGGLRDGSLVPCALEGNPRASAEPMLGAGGKGPSPGLASREAIGQPSKLDTSDHQVSPPRGAGGV, from the exons ATGAGCGCCGGGAGGGCGTCGGGGGCCCTGAGCCGGACTAGGACGTCCCTGGAGCCGGAaccggagccggagccggagccagAACCAAACCACCG TGTCCTTGGGAGGGACGGAAGCGCAGGACAAGCTGGAAAGGGGAACGCTCTGGGCGTCGGGGAAGCAGAATCAGGGTCGTGGAAGAGGGCTTGCGCAGCCGCCGTCTGGCACCCCTGCCCCGGACCAGCACCCCTGGCACGGACAGCTCCTTGGTTGG CTGAGGACGATGACATGAACGAGGACACCGTAGAGAGGATTGTTCGCTGCATCATCCAAAATGAAG CCAATGCTGAGGCCTTGAAGGAGATGCTGGGGGACAGTGAAGGAGAAGGGACAGTGCAGCTGTCCAG CGTGGATGTTACCTCCAGCCTGCAAGATGGAGCCCCTTCCCATCATCACACAGTGCATCTGGGCTCTGCAGCCCCTTGCATCCACTGCAGCCGGAACAAGAGGCCCCCACTTGTCCGCCAGGGACGCTCCAAGGAAGGAAAGAGCCGCCCCCGGCCTGGAGAGACCACCGTGTTCTCCGTGGGCAG gtTCCGGGTGACACACATTGAGAAACGCTATGGACTACATGAACATCGTGATGGCTCTCCCACGGACAGGAGCTGGGGGTCTGGTGGAGGGCAGGACACAGGGGGTAGTCAAGGGTCTGGGGGAGGGCAGCCCAGGGCAGGGATACCTGCCACTGAGAGTGTGCCCCCTGAGAGGCCACAGCCCCTGGGCCTCGCCAGTCCCCCAATACAGAACGGAGGACTCAGGGATGGCAGCCTAGTCCCTTGTGCACTTGAGGGGAACCCTAGAGCCTCTGCAGAGCCCATGCtaggggctggagggaagggccCAAGCCCAGGACTGGCCAGTCGAGAGGCAATTGGACAGCCAAGCAAACTGGACACCTCAGATCACCAG GTGTCCCCACCACGGGGAGCAGGGGGTGTGTGA
- the RELL2 gene encoding RELT-like protein 2 isoform X2 yields the protein MSAGRASGALSRTRTSLEPEPEPEPEPEPNHRYRVGQVCPWEGRKRRTSWKGERSGRRGSRIRVVEEGLRSRRLAPLPRTSTPAEDDDMNEDTVERIVRCIIQNEANAEALKEMLGDSEGEGTVQLSSVDVTSSLQDGAPSHHHTVHLGSAAPCIHCSRNKRPPLVRQGRSKEGKSRPRPGETTVFSVGRFRVTHIEKRYGLHEHRDGSPTDRSWGSGGGQDTGGSQGSGGGQPRAGIPATESVPPERPQPLGLASPPIQNGGLRDGSLVPCALEGNPRASAEPMLGAGGKGPSPGLASREAIGQPSKLDTSDHQVSPPRGAGGV from the exons ATGAGCGCCGGGAGGGCGTCGGGGGCCCTGAGCCGGACTAGGACGTCCCTGGAGCCGGAaccggagccggagccggagccagAACCAAACCACCGGTACCGAGTGGGCCAGGTG TGTCCTTGGGAGGGACGGAAGCGCAGGACAAGCTGGAAAGGGGAACGCTCTGGGCGTCGGGGAAGCAGAATCAGGGTCGTGGAAGAGGGCTTGCGCAGCCGCCGTCTGGCACCCCTGCCCCGGACCAGCACCCCTG CTGAGGACGATGACATGAACGAGGACACCGTAGAGAGGATTGTTCGCTGCATCATCCAAAATGAAG CCAATGCTGAGGCCTTGAAGGAGATGCTGGGGGACAGTGAAGGAGAAGGGACAGTGCAGCTGTCCAG CGTGGATGTTACCTCCAGCCTGCAAGATGGAGCCCCTTCCCATCATCACACAGTGCATCTGGGCTCTGCAGCCCCTTGCATCCACTGCAGCCGGAACAAGAGGCCCCCACTTGTCCGCCAGGGACGCTCCAAGGAAGGAAAGAGCCGCCCCCGGCCTGGAGAGACCACCGTGTTCTCCGTGGGCAG gtTCCGGGTGACACACATTGAGAAACGCTATGGACTACATGAACATCGTGATGGCTCTCCCACGGACAGGAGCTGGGGGTCTGGTGGAGGGCAGGACACAGGGGGTAGTCAAGGGTCTGGGGGAGGGCAGCCCAGGGCAGGGATACCTGCCACTGAGAGTGTGCCCCCTGAGAGGCCACAGCCCCTGGGCCTCGCCAGTCCCCCAATACAGAACGGAGGACTCAGGGATGGCAGCCTAGTCCCTTGTGCACTTGAGGGGAACCCTAGAGCCTCTGCAGAGCCCATGCtaggggctggagggaagggccCAAGCCCAGGACTGGCCAGTCGAGAGGCAATTGGACAGCCAAGCAAACTGGACACCTCAGATCACCAG GTGTCCCCACCACGGGGAGCAGGGGGTGTGTGA